A window of the Bradyrhizobium ottawaense genome harbors these coding sequences:
- a CDS encoding CaiB/BaiF CoA transferase family protein, producing MLDKPAAQSAARTSGPLAGFRIVEFAGIGPGPFACMMLADMGAEVVTLDRVGAKKNLKAVATRGRKVVELDLKDKASIAQALDLLSHADALIEGFRPGVMERLGLGPDVVMARNPRLVFGRMTGWGQEGPLANAAGHDINYISITGALAAIGTKEKPVPPLNLVGDFGGGALYLVVGVLAAMLEASKSGKGQVVDAAMCDGAASLMSMFFDMTAMGRWTDERATNFLDGGAHFYGVYECSCGHFISIGSIEPQFYALLRQHAGLTDADFDAQMDRKAWPALKAKLEKVFKSKTREDWCKIMEGSDICFAPILTMQEAPNHPHNAARKIFVERHGVTQPAPAPRFSRTPSAIRDAVSADIGELTSAWKAGR from the coding sequence TCGCCTGCATGATGCTGGCCGACATGGGCGCCGAGGTGGTGACGCTCGACCGCGTCGGCGCCAAGAAGAACCTGAAAGCGGTGGCAACCCGCGGCCGGAAAGTCGTCGAGCTCGATCTGAAGGACAAGGCGTCGATCGCGCAGGCGCTCGACCTGCTTAGCCATGCCGACGCGCTGATCGAAGGCTTTCGACCCGGCGTGATGGAGCGATTGGGGCTCGGTCCCGACGTGGTGATGGCGCGCAATCCGCGCCTCGTGTTCGGCCGCATGACCGGCTGGGGCCAGGAAGGCCCGCTGGCCAACGCCGCCGGCCATGACATCAACTATATCTCGATCACCGGCGCGCTGGCCGCGATCGGCACCAAGGAAAAGCCGGTACCGCCGCTCAATCTGGTCGGCGACTTCGGCGGCGGCGCGCTTTACCTCGTGGTTGGCGTGCTCGCCGCCATGCTCGAAGCGTCGAAATCCGGCAAGGGCCAGGTGGTCGACGCCGCGATGTGCGACGGCGCGGCTTCGCTGATGTCGATGTTCTTCGACATGACCGCGATGGGCCGCTGGACCGATGAGCGCGCGACCAATTTCCTCGACGGCGGCGCGCATTTTTACGGCGTCTATGAATGCTCCTGCGGCCATTTCATCTCGATCGGCTCAATCGAGCCGCAGTTCTACGCGCTGCTGCGCCAGCATGCCGGCCTCACCGACGCCGACTTCGACGCCCAGATGGATCGCAAGGCCTGGCCAGCGCTGAAGGCGAAACTGGAGAAGGTGTTCAAGAGCAAGACCCGCGAGGACTGGTGCAAGATCATGGAAGGCAGCGACATCTGCTTCGCGCCGATCCTGACCATGCAGGAAGCGCCGAACCATCCGCACAATGCGGCGCGGAAGATTTTCGTCGAACGCCACGGCGTCACGCAGCCTGCGCCCGCGCCGCGCTTCTCGCGCACGCCGTCCGCGATCCGCGACGCGGTCAGCGCCGATATCGGTGAATTGACCAGCGCGTGGAAGGCGGGACGGTAA
- the hppD gene encoding 4-hydroxyphenylpyruvate dioxygenase, whose amino-acid sequence MGPFPHDAPAATVSADNPMGTDGFEFVEYAHPRPEELHALFKLMGYAPVARHKTKRITVYRQGDVNYLVNEEPGTHGHDFVAAHGPCAPSMAFRVVDARHAYERALSLGAEPADASSAQKTLDVPAIKGIGGSLLYFVDRYGAKGSAYDLEFDWLGVRDARPAGAGLFYIDHLTHNVHRGRMDVWTGFYEKLFDFRQIRFFDIEGRASGLFSRALTSPDGKIRIPINEDAGDSGQIEEYLNIYRGEGIQHIACGASDIYRTVEALRADGLRFMPPPPVTYFEKIDARLPQHGEDVARLQRDGILIDGEGVVDGGHTKVLLQIFSANAIGPIFFEFIQRKGDDGFGEGNFKALFESIEEDQIRRGVLKVDNAA is encoded by the coding sequence ATGGGTCCGTTTCCGCACGATGCACCGGCCGCGACCGTCAGCGCCGACAATCCGATGGGCACCGATGGCTTCGAGTTCGTCGAATACGCCCATCCGAGGCCGGAGGAATTGCACGCGCTGTTCAAGCTGATGGGCTATGCGCCCGTCGCGCGCCACAAGACCAAGAGGATCACGGTTTACCGCCAGGGCGACGTCAACTATCTCGTCAATGAAGAACCCGGCACCCACGGCCACGATTTCGTCGCGGCCCATGGGCCGTGCGCGCCGTCGATGGCGTTTCGCGTTGTCGATGCCAGGCACGCCTATGAACGCGCTTTATCGCTCGGTGCGGAGCCCGCGGACGCGTCGTCGGCGCAGAAGACGCTCGATGTTCCCGCCATCAAGGGCATCGGCGGCAGCCTGCTCTATTTTGTCGATCGCTACGGCGCTAAGGGCTCGGCCTACGATCTCGAGTTCGACTGGCTGGGCGTCCGCGACGCCCGTCCCGCCGGCGCCGGGCTGTTCTATATCGACCACCTCACCCACAACGTCCATCGCGGCCGCATGGACGTCTGGACCGGTTTCTACGAGAAGCTGTTCGACTTCCGCCAGATCCGGTTCTTCGATATCGAAGGCCGTGCCTCGGGCCTGTTCTCGCGCGCGCTGACCAGCCCGGACGGCAAGATCCGGATTCCGATCAACGAGGACGCCGGCGATTCCGGCCAGATCGAGGAATATCTCAACATCTACCGAGGCGAGGGCATCCAGCACATCGCCTGTGGCGCAAGTGATATCTACCGCACCGTCGAGGCCCTGCGCGCCGACGGCCTGCGGTTCATGCCGCCGCCGCCGGTGACCTATTTCGAGAAGATCGATGCGCGCCTGCCGCAGCATGGCGAGGACGTCGCGCGGCTGCAACGCGATGGCATCCTGATCGACGGCGAAGGCGTCGTCGACGGCGGCCACACCAAGGTGCTGCTGCAGATCTTCTCGGCCAATGCGATCGGGCCGATCTTCTTCGAATTCATCCAGCGCAAGGGCGACGACGGCTTCGGCGAAGGCAATTTTAAAGCGCTGTTCGAATCGATCGAGGAAGATCAGATTCGCCGCGGCGTGTTGAAGGTGGACAACGCGGCGTAA